A region from the uncultured Stenotrophomonas sp. genome encodes:
- the thrA gene encoding fused aspartokinase I; homoserine dehydrogenase I (Evidence 2a : Function of homologous gene experimentally demonstrated in an other organism; PubMedId : 1598232, 353521, 387092, 390305, 6298218, 7003595; Product type e : enzyme) encodes MSPVAVLPVESAAVHTVVHKFGGTSVADADRYRHVAQLLLAREEAMQVTVVSAMKGVTDALIELAKLAASGDEAWRERWHELRARHRAAAVSLLGEQVGGTIEWLDARFERLAEILAALAVIGELPQEVLDRVQGLGEVFSAQLLGRHLQALGEDADVLDARDVLVVNHGELGVDVDWKASAATLALWRQAHPARRLVVTGFVARDRKGHITTLGRNGSDFSGAIFAALFAADELHIWTDVDGVLSADPRVVPEAVQLEALSYDEACELAYFGAKVVHPQTMSPAIERGLPIIIRNTFQPQHPGTRITAASGGRGPIKGLTLSPDLAVLNVEGTGLIGVPGTAERVFAALRNAHVSVVMISQGSSEHSICCVVKQAEAERARDAVAQAFSHELAAGQVQRVQLSAGVSVLAAVGDGMAGQPGVAARLFEALGRAQVNILAIAQGSSERNISVVVDGKDATKALRAAHAGFWLSPQTFSVGVIGPGNVGAALLEQLRSAQPQLLARARLDLRLRAIASRSHMLLEARGVQGDWKAAFDAASQPLDLDAFADHLLSARLPHTLIIDCSGSAEVAERYAGWLAAGIHVVTPNKQAGSGPLARYRAIREAAAATGARFRYEATVGAGLPVITTLRDLVDTGDEVSAIAGIFSGTLAWLFNKYDGSVPFSQLVAQARAMGYTEPDPRDDLSGVDVARKLVILAREAGYESSLEDVAVESLVPEALRQASVEDFMSRLHEVDAAFAQRLADARARGHVLRYVAQFAPEQAPSVGLVELPADHAFANLRLTDNVVQFTTRRYCDNPLVVQGPGAGPEVTAAGVFADVLRVAAGEGAKL; translated from the coding sequence CTACCGCCACGTGGCGCAGTTGCTGCTGGCGCGCGAGGAAGCCATGCAGGTCACCGTGGTGTCGGCGATGAAGGGCGTGACCGATGCGCTGATCGAACTGGCGAAACTGGCGGCCAGTGGCGACGAGGCGTGGCGCGAACGCTGGCATGAACTGCGCGCGCGCCACCGCGCCGCGGCGGTGTCGCTGCTCGGCGAACAGGTCGGCGGCACCATCGAATGGCTGGATGCGCGTTTCGAGCGGCTGGCGGAAATCCTCGCAGCGCTGGCGGTGATCGGCGAGTTGCCGCAGGAAGTGCTGGACCGCGTGCAGGGGCTGGGCGAGGTGTTCTCGGCGCAGTTGCTGGGCCGGCATCTGCAGGCGTTGGGCGAGGACGCCGACGTGCTTGACGCGCGTGACGTGCTGGTGGTCAACCACGGCGAACTCGGCGTGGATGTCGATTGGAAGGCCAGCGCCGCCACGCTGGCGTTGTGGCGGCAGGCGCACCCGGCGCGGCGGCTGGTGGTCACCGGCTTCGTCGCCCGCGACCGCAAGGGCCACATCACCACGCTGGGCCGCAACGGCAGCGACTTTTCCGGCGCCATCTTTGCCGCGCTGTTCGCCGCCGACGAGCTGCACATCTGGACCGACGTGGACGGCGTGCTGTCGGCCGACCCGCGGGTGGTGCCCGAGGCGGTGCAGTTGGAAGCCCTGAGCTACGACGAAGCCTGCGAACTGGCCTATTTCGGCGCCAAGGTGGTGCACCCGCAGACCATGTCGCCGGCGATCGAGCGCGGCCTGCCGATCATCATCCGCAACACTTTCCAGCCGCAGCACCCGGGCACGCGCATCACCGCGGCCAGCGGCGGGCGTGGGCCGATCAAGGGGCTGACCCTCAGCCCCGATCTTGCCGTGCTGAACGTCGAGGGCACCGGGCTGATCGGTGTGCCGGGCACCGCCGAGCGCGTGTTCGCCGCGCTGCGCAACGCGCATGTGTCGGTGGTGATGATTTCGCAGGGCTCGTCCGAGCATTCGATCTGCTGCGTGGTCAAACAGGCCGAGGCCGAGCGTGCACGCGATGCGGTGGCACAGGCGTTCTCGCACGAGCTGGCCGCCGGGCAGGTGCAGCGCGTGCAGCTCAGCGCGGGCGTCAGCGTGCTGGCGGCGGTGGGCGACGGCATGGCCGGACAGCCGGGCGTGGCGGCGCGCCTGTTCGAGGCACTGGGGCGGGCGCAGGTCAACATTCTCGCCATCGCGCAGGGTTCCTCGGAGCGCAACATCTCGGTGGTCGTCGATGGCAAGGACGCGACCAAGGCGCTGCGCGCCGCGCATGCCGGGTTCTGGCTGTCGCCGCAGACCTTCTCGGTGGGCGTGATCGGCCCCGGCAACGTCGGTGCGGCACTGCTGGAGCAGCTGCGCAGCGCCCAGCCGCAGTTGCTGGCGCGGGCGCGGCTGGACCTGCGCCTGCGCGCAATCGCCTCGCGCAGCCACATGCTGCTGGAAGCACGCGGCGTGCAGGGCGACTGGAAGGCCGCGTTCGATGCCGCCTCGCAGCCGCTGGACCTGGACGCGTTCGCCGACCACCTGCTGTCCGCGCGCCTGCCGCATACGCTGATCATCGATTGCAGCGGCAGCGCCGAGGTGGCCGAGCGTTACGCCGGCTGGCTGGCCGCCGGCATCCACGTGGTCACGCCGAACAAGCAGGCCGGCTCCGGCCCGCTGGCACGTTACCGGGCCATCCGTGAAGCCGCCGCCGCAACCGGCGCGCGCTTCCGCTACGAGGCCACGGTGGGCGCGGGCCTGCCGGTCATCACCACGCTGCGCGATCTCGTCGATACCGGTGATGAAGTCAGCGCGATCGCCGGCATCTTTTCCGGCACGCTGGCGTGGCTGTTCAACAAGTACGACGGCAGCGTGCCGTTCTCGCAGTTGGTCGCGCAGGCGCGGGCGATGGGCTACACCGAGCCGGACCCGCGCGATGACCTGTCCGGCGTCGATGTCGCGCGCAAGCTGGTGATCCTCGCGCGCGAGGCCGGGTACGAATCGAGCCTGGAGGACGTGGCGGTGGAGAGCCTGGTGCCCGAGGCCCTGCGCCAGGCCAGCGTCGAGGACTTCATGTCACGCCTGCACGAAGTGGATGCGGCGTTCGCACAACGGCTGGCTGATGCCCGTGCGCGTGGCCACGTGCTGCGCTACGTCGCACAGTTCGCGCCGGAGCAGGCGCCGAGCGTCGGGTTGGTGGAACTGCCGGCCGACCATGCCTTCGCCAACCTGCGCCTGACCGACAACGTGGTGCAGTTCACCACTCGCCGTTACTGCGACAATCCGCTGGTGGTGCAAGGGCCGGGTGCTGGCCCGGAAGTGACTGCGGCCGGCGTGTTCGCCGACGTGCTGCGGGTGGCGGCCGGCGAGGGGGCAAAACTGTGA
- a CDS encoding Transcriptional regulator, Crp/Fnr family, with product MSRPAPGSEPPAPPPSSRPDTGTGACLHCSVRHLAVCSALACDEVQALERITVSMPAPLGATLARSGEPRTHVFTVTEGALRLVRTLADGRRQVNGFVLPGDYVGLSGSDHHRYDIEAIADSRVCRVSTAQMRDLRQQFPHLERKLLQRACQELDAAQDNALALARLQPPERLADFLLRLAAREAMFGQTGNRVALPMGRGDIADHLGLTMETVSRTFTKLRQQGLIALPHLNVVEILDFAGLQKLANDEAG from the coding sequence ATGTCCCGGCCCGCCCCCGGTTCAGAGCCCCCCGCCCCGCCCCCCTCCAGCAGGCCCGACACCGGTACGGGCGCCTGCCTGCATTGCTCGGTCCGGCACCTCGCGGTGTGCTCGGCGCTGGCCTGCGACGAGGTGCAGGCGCTGGAGCGGATAACCGTGTCGATGCCGGCGCCGCTGGGCGCCACGCTGGCCCGAAGCGGCGAGCCGCGCACGCACGTGTTCACCGTCACCGAGGGCGCGCTGCGGCTGGTGCGCACGCTGGCCGATGGCCGCCGCCAGGTCAACGGCTTCGTGCTGCCCGGCGACTACGTGGGCCTGAGCGGCAGCGACCACCACCGCTACGACATCGAGGCCATCGCCGACAGCCGCGTGTGCCGGGTGTCGACCGCGCAGATGCGCGACCTGCGCCAGCAGTTCCCTCACCTTGAACGCAAGCTGCTGCAACGCGCCTGCCAGGAGCTGGACGCCGCCCAGGACAACGCGCTGGCGCTGGCGCGGCTGCAACCACCGGAGCGGCTGGCCGATTTCCTGCTGCGGCTGGCCGCGCGCGAGGCCATGTTCGGCCAGACCGGCAACCGCGTGGCGCTGCCGATGGGGCGCGGCGACATCGCCGACCACCTCGGGCTGACGATGGAAACGGTGAGCCGCACCTTCACCAAGCTGCGCCAGCAGGGGCTGATCGCGCTGCCGCACCTGAACGTGGTCGAGATCCTCGATTTCGCCGGGCTGCAGAAGCTCGCCAACGACGAAGCGGGCTGA
- a CDS encoding L-threonine synthase, giving the protein MHFISTRNNAPAATLSQAIAAGLAPDGGLYVPQQMPPARDLQAGASLAETAATLLQPFFANDALEAGLPRICTEAFDFPAPLRALATRNDHVLELFHGPTAAFKDFGARFLAASLSRLRAGQEQPLTIVVATSGDTGAAVAAAFHDQPNLQVVVLYPDGRVSPRQAHQLGCLGGNIRALRVAGSFDDCQGMAKQALNDAELQAQVPLSSANSISLGRLLPQMSYYAHAALTHRAAHGTSLNFVIPTGNLGNAMAAIMARALGVPLGRIVLATNANRVLPDYFAGGDYRPQASLATLANAMDVGAPSNFERLRWLYAGDDAALRAAFVSRAVDDATIRDTIATRHRRFGEVFCPHTATAVHVLEQLRASGEAAADEHWAVAATAHPAKFESVVEPLIGREVPVPPALAELLKRPAHAEPCAPEYAVLREKLLG; this is encoded by the coding sequence ATGCACTTCATCTCCACCCGCAACAACGCCCCCGCGGCCACCCTCAGCCAGGCCATCGCCGCCGGGCTGGCTCCCGATGGTGGCCTGTATGTTCCGCAGCAGATGCCACCCGCGCGCGATTTGCAGGCCGGTGCGTCACTGGCCGAAACCGCCGCCACACTACTGCAGCCCTTCTTCGCCAACGACGCACTGGAAGCCGGGTTGCCGCGCATCTGCACCGAAGCCTTCGACTTCCCCGCGCCATTGCGGGCGCTGGCCACGCGCAACGACCACGTGCTGGAGCTGTTCCACGGCCCCACCGCCGCGTTCAAGGATTTCGGCGCGCGCTTCCTTGCCGCCAGCCTGTCGCGGCTGCGCGCGGGGCAGGAGCAACCATTGACGATCGTCGTCGCCACCTCCGGCGATACCGGCGCGGCGGTGGCCGCGGCCTTCCACGACCAGCCGAACCTGCAGGTGGTGGTGCTGTACCCGGATGGCCGCGTGTCGCCGCGGCAGGCGCATCAGTTGGGCTGCCTCGGCGGCAACATCCGCGCGCTGCGCGTGGCCGGCTCGTTCGACGACTGCCAGGGCATGGCCAAGCAGGCCTTGAACGACGCCGAATTGCAGGCGCAGGTACCGCTCAGCTCGGCCAACAGCATCAGCCTCGGCCGCCTGCTGCCGCAGATGAGCTATTACGCCCACGCCGCCCTCACGCACCGCGCCGCGCACGGTACGTCGCTGAATTTCGTCATCCCCACCGGCAACCTCGGCAACGCGATGGCGGCGATCATGGCGCGCGCGCTGGGCGTGCCGCTGGGCCGCATCGTGCTGGCGACCAATGCCAACCGCGTGTTGCCGGACTACTTCGCCGGCGGCGACTACCGGCCCCAGGCCAGCCTCGCCACGCTCGCCAACGCGATGGACGTGGGCGCGCCCAGCAACTTCGAGCGCCTGCGCTGGCTGTATGCCGGCGACGATGCCGCCCTGCGCGCGGCCTTCGTGTCGCGTGCGGTCGACGATGCCACCATCCGCGACACCATCGCCACGCGTCACCGCCGGTTCGGCGAAGTGTTCTGCCCGCATACCGCCACCGCGGTGCACGTGCTGGAGCAGCTGCGTGCCAGTGGCGAGGCGGCCGCGGACGAGCACTGGGCGGTGGCGGCCACCGCCCACCCGGCCAAGTTCGAATCGGTGGTCGAACCGCTGATCGGCCGCGAGGTGCCGGTGCCGCCGGCGCTGGCCGAGCTGCTCAAGCGCCCCGCCCACGCCGAACCCTGTGCCCCCGAGTACGCCGTGCTGCGCGAAAAGCTGCTGGGCTGA
- the thrB gene encoding Homoserine kinase: MSAGVTNNGAREARAFAPASVANVAVGFDLLGYAVAGVGDTVTVRRIDTPEVRIAAIRGAAVELPKEAASNTAGAALIALRQALALPFGFEIEIDKGIPLSSGMGGSAASCVAALVAANALLDQPLTREQLYLHSLEGEVVASGSRHGDNLGPMFLGGLVLSTLERLVPVPMPAHWHSLLVHPDALLETRRARAALQGSYELKEFVAQSTNLALVLAGCHAGDAALVRAGLRDVLVEPRRAPLIAGFDAVKQAALHAGAMGASISGAGPSVFAWFETADAAQAAAPKVRAAFAAAGFDSQSWVTPLNSPGAHLL; encoded by the coding sequence GTGAGTGCCGGCGTGACGAACAACGGTGCGCGCGAGGCGCGTGCGTTTGCGCCGGCCTCGGTGGCGAACGTGGCGGTCGGTTTCGACCTGCTTGGTTATGCGGTGGCCGGCGTCGGCGACACGGTGACGGTGCGGCGCATCGACACGCCCGAAGTGCGCATCGCCGCCATCCGCGGTGCGGCGGTGGAACTGCCGAAAGAGGCCGCCAGCAATACTGCCGGTGCGGCGCTGATCGCGCTGCGGCAGGCGTTGGCGCTGCCATTTGGTTTCGAGATCGAGATCGACAAGGGCATCCCGCTCAGCTCCGGCATGGGCGGTTCGGCAGCCTCGTGCGTGGCGGCGCTGGTCGCGGCCAACGCGCTGCTGGACCAGCCGCTGACCCGCGAGCAGTTGTACCTGCATTCGCTGGAAGGCGAAGTAGTGGCCAGCGGCAGCCGCCACGGCGACAACCTCGGGCCGATGTTCCTCGGTGGGCTGGTGCTTTCCACCTTGGAACGGCTGGTGCCGGTACCGATGCCGGCGCACTGGCACAGCCTGCTGGTGCACCCGGACGCGCTGCTGGAAACCCGCCGCGCGCGCGCCGCGTTGCAGGGCAGTTACGAGTTGAAGGAGTTCGTCGCACAAAGTACCAACCTGGCGCTGGTGCTGGCCGGCTGCCATGCCGGCGACGCCGCATTGGTGCGTGCCGGCCTGCGCGACGTGCTGGTCGAACCGCGCCGCGCGCCGCTGATCGCAGGTTTCGATGCCGTCAAGCAGGCCGCACTGCACGCAGGGGCGATGGGCGCGAGTATTTCCGGTGCCGGCCCCAGCGTGTTCGCATGGTTTGAAACCGCCGACGCCGCGCAGGCGGCCGCACCGAAAGTGCGGGCCGCGTTCGCTGCCGCCGGCTTCGATAGCCAGAGCTGGGTAACACCATTGAACAGTCCCGGCGCGCATTTGCTCTAA